In the genome of Pseudomonas sp. LBUM920, one region contains:
- the rpoE gene encoding RNA polymerase sigma factor RpoE, producing the protein MLTQEEDQQLVERVQRGDKRAFDLLVLKYQHKILGLIVRFVHDTHEAQDVAQEAFIKAYRALGNFRGDSAFYTWLYRIAINTAKNYLVSRGRRPPDSDVSSEDAEFYDGDHGLKDLESPERALLRDEIEGTVHRTIQQLPEDLRTALTLREFDGLSYEDIASVMQCPVGTVRSRIFRAREAIDKALQPLLQEN; encoded by the coding sequence ATGCTAACCCAGGAAGAGGATCAGCAGCTGGTCGAGCGCGTTCAACGCGGCGACAAGCGAGCATTTGATCTGCTAGTGCTGAAATACCAGCACAAAATTCTCGGGTTGATCGTGCGTTTTGTGCACGACACCCATGAAGCGCAGGACGTTGCACAGGAAGCCTTTATCAAGGCGTACCGTGCACTTGGAAACTTCCGCGGTGATAGTGCGTTTTATACGTGGCTATACCGCATCGCCATTAACACGGCGAAGAACTATCTGGTGTCTCGCGGCCGCCGCCCACCGGACAGTGATGTAAGTTCAGAAGATGCAGAATTTTATGATGGTGATCACGGCCTCAAAGATCTCGAGTCGCCGGAGCGTGCATTGCTGCGCGACGAGATCGAAGGCACCGTTCATCGCACAATTCAGCAACTTCCAGAAGATTTGCGTACGGCGTTAACTTTACGTGAATTCGATGGTCTGAGTTACGAAGACATTGCGAGCGTCATGCAGTGTCCGGTGGGGACTGTAAGGTCACGGATTTTCCGGGCCCGGGAAGCCATCGATAAAGCCTTGCAACCGTTGTTGCAGGAAAACTAA
- a CDS encoding HDOD domain-containing protein, with amino-acid sequence MNKLAEKVQQALVTAIDNDDLVLPTLPEVALNIRQAAEDPEISISHLSKVIGRDTALSARLIKVVNSPLLRATQEVTDLHTAITRLGTNYSSNLAIGLVMEQIFHARSEVVELKMREVWRRSLEVAGVSYALCRSHSQLKPDQAALGGLVHQIGVLPILTYAEDHYELLSDPVSLNHVIESIHPLLGDKLLGGWDFPEMLAKLPGQYLDLERDSASLDYIDLVQVAVLYCHRGTDHPLANVSVASLPAIQKLRVDPYSNALRAELDEARSMFY; translated from the coding sequence ATGAACAAGCTGGCGGAAAAAGTCCAACAGGCTTTAGTGACGGCCATCGACAACGATGACCTGGTTCTGCCGACATTACCGGAAGTGGCCCTGAACATACGACAGGCCGCCGAAGACCCGGAAATCAGCATCAGCCACTTGAGCAAAGTGATCGGTCGCGACACCGCCCTGTCGGCACGCCTGATCAAAGTGGTCAACAGCCCGCTGCTGCGCGCGACCCAGGAAGTCACCGACCTGCATACCGCAATCACCCGGCTGGGCACCAACTACAGCAGCAACCTGGCCATCGGCCTGGTGATGGAACAAATTTTCCACGCCCGCTCCGAAGTCGTCGAATTGAAAATGCGCGAAGTGTGGCGCCGCAGCCTGGAAGTGGCGGGCGTGAGCTACGCCTTGTGCCGCAGCCACAGCCAGCTGAAACCTGATCAGGCAGCGCTCGGCGGTCTGGTGCATCAGATTGGCGTGCTGCCGATCCTCACCTATGCCGAAGACCATTACGAACTGCTCTCCGACCCCGTCAGCCTCAACCATGTGATAGAGAGCATTCACCCGCTGCTGGGGGACAAACTGCTGGGCGGCTGGGATTTCCCGGAGATGCTCGCGAAGCTGCCAGGGCAATACCTGGACCTGGAGCGCGACTCCGCGAGCCTGGACTACATCGACCTGGTGCAAGTCGCCGTGCTGTATTGCCACCGGGGCACTGATCATCCACTGGCGAATGTATCGGTTGCCAGCCTGCCGGCGATCCAGAAGTTACGGGTCGACCCGTACAGCAATGCCCTGCGTGCCGAACTGGATGAAGCGCGCTCGATGTTTTACTGA
- a CDS encoding response regulator: protein MRVLLVEDHLQLAESVAQALKSTGLTVDVLHDGVAADLALNSEEYAVVILDVGLPRMDGFEVLARLRARGKNLPVLMLTARSDVKDRVHGLNLGADDYLAKPFELTELEARVKALLRRSVLGGERQQACGVLVYDLDTRRFTVGGELLTLTSREQAVLEALIARPGRVMSKEQLASQVFGLDEEASPDAIEIYVHRLRKKLDGQPIAIVTFRGLGYLLEARDA from the coding sequence ATGCGTGTCCTCCTGGTTGAAGACCATTTGCAACTCGCTGAAAGTGTCGCCCAGGCGCTCAAGAGCACGGGTTTGACTGTCGACGTGTTGCACGATGGCGTGGCCGCTGACCTGGCCCTGAACAGTGAGGAATATGCGGTGGTGATCCTCGACGTGGGGCTGCCGCGCATGGACGGTTTTGAAGTGTTGGCGCGCCTGCGCGCGCGTGGGAAAAATCTGCCTGTATTGATGCTCACGGCACGCAGCGATGTGAAAGACCGCGTGCATGGCCTGAACCTGGGCGCCGATGACTACCTTGCCAAGCCGTTTGAATTGACCGAGCTGGAAGCGCGGGTCAAAGCGCTGTTGCGCCGCAGCGTCTTGGGGGGCGAGCGTCAGCAGGCGTGCGGCGTGCTGGTCTATGACCTGGATACCCGGCGTTTCACCGTGGGTGGCGAGCTGCTGACGTTGACTTCCCGCGAGCAGGCGGTGCTTGAAGCGCTGATCGCACGCCCTGGTCGCGTGATGAGCAAGGAGCAATTGGCGTCGCAGGTGTTCGGCCTGGATGAAGAGGCCAGCCCCGACGCCATCGAAATCTACGTGCACCGCCTGCGCAAGAAGCTCGACGGCCAGCCTATCGCCATCGTGACTTTCCGCGGCCTGGGCTACCTGCTGGAAGCCCGCGATGCATAA
- the nadB gene encoding L-aspartate oxidase gives MSQQFQHDVLVIGSGAAGLSLALTLPSYLRIAVLSKGDLANGSTFWAQGGVAAVLDDTDTVQSHVEDTLNAGGGLCNEDAVRFTVEHSREAIQWLIDQGVPFTRDEHAGSDDGGFEFHLTREGGHSHRRIIHAADATGAAIFKTLLDQARQRPNIELLEQRVAVDLITEKRLGLAGERCLGAYVLNRASGEVDTYGARFTILASGGAAKVYLYTSNPDGACGDGIAMAWRSGCRVANLEFNQFHPTCLYHPQAKSFLITEALRGEGAHLKLPNGERFMQRFDPRAELAPRDIVARAIDHEMKRLGIDCVYLDISHKPEAFIKTHFPTVYERCLAFNIDITKGPIPVVPAAHYTCGGVMVDQHGRTDVPGLYAIGETSFTGLHGANRMASNSLLECFVYARSAAADILEQLPRIPVPAALPRWDASQVTDSDEDVIIAHNWDELRRFMWDYVGIVRTNKRLQRAQHRVRLLLDEIDEFYSNYKVSRDLIELRNLAQVAELMIRSAMERKESRGLHYTLDYPQMLPEARDTILVPATYGG, from the coding sequence ATGAGCCAACAGTTTCAACACGATGTCCTGGTGATCGGTAGTGGCGCGGCCGGCTTGAGCCTGGCGCTGACGCTCCCCAGCTACTTGCGCATTGCGGTCCTGAGCAAAGGCGATCTGGCCAACGGCTCGACATTCTGGGCCCAGGGCGGCGTCGCGGCAGTGCTGGACGACACTGACACCGTGCAATCCCATGTCGAAGACACCCTTAACGCCGGCGGCGGCCTGTGCAACGAAGACGCCGTACGCTTCACCGTCGAGCACAGCCGCGAAGCTATCCAATGGCTGATCGACCAGGGTGTGCCGTTCACCCGCGACGAGCATGCCGGCAGCGACGACGGCGGATTTGAATTCCACCTGACCCGTGAAGGCGGTCACAGCCATCGCCGCATCATCCATGCGGCCGACGCCACCGGCGCCGCCATTTTCAAAACCCTCCTCGACCAGGCCCGTCAACGCCCCAATATCGAGCTGTTGGAACAACGGGTAGCCGTCGACCTGATCACCGAAAAACGCCTGGGCCTGGCAGGCGAACGCTGCCTCGGCGCCTACGTGCTCAACCGCGCCAGCGGCGAAGTCGACACCTACGGCGCGCGCTTCACCATTCTCGCCTCGGGCGGCGCGGCCAAGGTTTATCTCTACACCAGCAACCCCGACGGTGCCTGCGGCGATGGCATTGCCATGGCGTGGCGTTCGGGCTGCCGCGTCGCGAATCTGGAATTCAACCAGTTCCACCCCACCTGCCTTTATCACCCGCAGGCCAAGAGTTTCCTGATCACCGAAGCCCTGCGCGGTGAAGGCGCGCACCTGAAACTGCCAAATGGCGAGCGCTTCATGCAACGCTTCGACCCTCGCGCTGAGCTCGCGCCACGGGATATCGTCGCGCGCGCCATCGACCACGAAATGAAGCGCCTGGGCATCGACTGCGTCTATCTGGACATCAGCCACAAGCCCGAAGCCTTCATCAAGACCCATTTCCCCACCGTCTACGAGCGCTGCCTGGCGTTCAACATCGACATCACCAAAGGCCCGATCCCGGTAGTGCCGGCCGCGCACTACACCTGCGGCGGGGTCATGGTCGACCAACACGGTCGCACCGACGTGCCTGGCCTGTATGCGATCGGCGAAACCAGCTTCACCGGCCTGCACGGCGCCAACCGCATGGCCAGCAATTCGCTGCTCGAATGCTTCGTTTATGCCCGCTCCGCCGCCGCCGACATCCTCGAACAACTGCCCCGCATCCCGGTGCCCGCCGCCCTGCCCCGCTGGGACGCCAGCCAGGTCACCGATTCGGACGAAGACGTCATCATCGCCCACAACTGGGACGAGCTGCGCCGCTTCATGTGGGACTACGTGGGGATCGTGCGCACCAACAAGCGCCTACAACGCGCGCAACACCGCGTGCGGTTGCTGCTGGACGAAATTGACGAATTCTACAGCAACTATAAAGTCAGCCGGGACCTGATCGAATTGCGCAACTTGGCCCAGGTGGCGGAATTGATGATTCGCTCTGCCATGGAGCGCAAGGAAAGTCGCGGCCTGCACTACACCCTCGACTACCCGCAGATGCTGCCCGAGGCCCGTGACACTATTCTGGTGCCAGCCACCTACGGCGGCTGA
- a CDS encoding protein YgfX, whose translation MSSPSNRFECRWQASRLLLAAYLLAQLFALGALLLGDLPFYGLGILLCLAHAVWVLPRHILLNHRSSIRGLRRDEDGWQLLCDERGWHPVQLRPDSLALPLIVVLRYRVQGEWRVRSICVPRDAQAADVHRRLRVRLKFSRRRWLAPE comes from the coding sequence GTGTCCAGCCCAAGTAATCGCTTCGAATGCCGCTGGCAGGCCTCACGGCTATTGCTGGCGGCCTACTTGCTTGCCCAACTGTTCGCGTTGGGCGCCTTGCTGCTTGGGGATCTACCGTTTTACGGCCTCGGCATTCTGTTGTGTCTGGCTCACGCCGTGTGGGTTTTACCGCGTCATATCCTGTTAAACCACCGTTCGTCGATTCGTGGCCTGCGCCGCGATGAAGACGGCTGGCAATTATTGTGTGACGAGCGCGGTTGGCACCCTGTGCAACTGCGTCCCGACAGCCTGGCATTACCGCTGATCGTGGTGCTGCGCTATCGGGTGCAGGGGGAATGGCGGGTGCGTTCGATCTGTGTGCCGAGGGACGCGCAGGCTGCCGATGTGCATCGGCGCCTGCGGGTTCGCTTGAAGTTCAGCCGCCGTAGGTGGCTGGCACCAGAATAG
- a CDS encoding MucB/RseB C-terminal domain-containing protein produces the protein MRAIPLLTLLLSGCFALSAHADEAQDWLTRLGRAEQQQSFEGTFVYERNGSFSTHDIWHRIQDGHVRERLLQLDGSAQELVRVDGRTQCVSGALVAGLGNSPEAPSRALDPQKLTQLYELAVIGKSRVAGRNAVIVSITPRDQYRYGFELHLDRQTALPLKSLLLNEQGQLLERFQFTRLNTSVALYDRDLQPSGDCAPIALANSKAPEIPATHAWHLDWLPPGFQLTSSTARKDTQTKSTVDSLMYDDGLARFSVFLESTDGASVSETRTQLGPTVAVSRRLNTVDGEVMVTVVGEIPIGTAERIALSVRGEKPATAKP, from the coding sequence ATGCGCGCCATACCGCTCCTTACGCTTTTGCTCAGTGGTTGTTTTGCACTATCCGCCCATGCCGACGAAGCCCAAGACTGGCTGACTCGACTTGGGCGTGCAGAACAGCAGCAAAGCTTTGAAGGTACGTTCGTCTACGAGCGTAACGGCAGTTTCTCTACCCATGATATCTGGCACCGTATTCAAGACGGGCACGTCCGTGAGCGGCTCTTGCAGCTCGACGGATCAGCTCAGGAATTGGTCCGGGTAGACGGTCGAACCCAATGCGTCAGTGGCGCTCTGGTTGCTGGCCTGGGTAATTCGCCCGAAGCGCCATCGCGCGCTCTTGATCCGCAAAAACTCACTCAACTCTACGAATTGGCCGTCATCGGCAAATCTCGCGTGGCCGGTCGAAATGCGGTGATTGTCTCGATCACGCCGCGCGATCAGTATCGGTATGGGTTCGAATTGCACCTTGATCGTCAAACGGCGTTGCCGCTCAAATCCTTGTTACTTAATGAACAGGGACAATTGTTGGAGCGTTTCCAGTTCACTCGACTGAACACGTCGGTCGCGCTCTATGATCGAGACTTGCAGCCCAGCGGTGATTGCGCACCTATCGCACTTGCCAATAGCAAAGCGCCTGAAATCCCCGCTACCCATGCGTGGCATTTGGATTGGCTGCCTCCGGGTTTTCAGCTCACCAGCAGTACTGCACGCAAAGATACCCAGACCAAGTCCACCGTCGATAGCTTGATGTACGACGATGGGCTGGCACGTTTTTCAGTGTTTCTTGAGTCGACCGATGGCGCCAGTGTGAGCGAAACCCGCACCCAGCTGGGCCCGACTGTTGCCGTATCGCGCCGCTTGAACACGGTAGATGGTGAAGTGATGGTGACCGTTGTGGGCGAAATCCCCATCGGCACTGCCGAGCGCATTGCGCTGTCGGTGCGCGGTGAAAAACCCGCCACCGCCAAGCCGTGA
- a CDS encoding sigma-E factor negative regulatory protein: MSRDALQESLSAVMDNEADELELRRVLNAFDDAETRDTWSRYQVARAVMHKDLLIPRLDIAAAVSAALADEAVPAKAARGPWRSLGRLAVAASVTVAVLAGVRLYNQDEIAGAELAQQTQQPVMAGPQVKGPAVLAGYKESSDTTGPMANGVLQGQSGWQDQRLPGYLRQHAQESALKGTESALPYARAASLENR; this comes from the coding sequence ATGAGTCGTGATGCCCTGCAGGAATCGCTGTCCGCAGTGATGGATAACGAAGCGGATGAACTGGAACTTCGTCGAGTGCTTAATGCATTTGATGATGCCGAAACCCGTGATACCTGGTCTCGTTACCAAGTCGCTCGGGCGGTGATGCACAAGGATCTTCTAATCCCTCGTCTGGATATTGCTGCGGCCGTTTCTGCTGCGCTGGCTGATGAAGCCGTACCGGCAAAAGCTGCTCGTGGTCCATGGCGTAGCCTGGGTCGTTTGGCAGTAGCTGCTTCGGTAACTGTTGCCGTATTGGCCGGTGTTCGCCTGTACAACCAGGACGAAATAGCCGGTGCCGAACTGGCCCAACAGACTCAGCAGCCGGTCATGGCCGGTCCGCAAGTCAAAGGTCCAGCAGTGCTGGCCGGCTATAAGGAAAGCTCCGATACCACCGGCCCTATGGCTAACGGTGTACTTCAAGGGCAATCCGGCTGGCAGGATCAGCGTCTTCCAGGCTACCTGCGTCAACACGCACAGGAATCGGCTTTGAAAGGCACTGAAAGCGCTCTGCCATACGCCCGTGCAGCAAGTCTGGAAAACCGCTAA
- a CDS encoding succinate dehydrogenase assembly factor 2 produces MVEDVEINRLYWHSRRGMLELDVLLVPFTKEVYATLNQVDRDLYVRLLTCEDQDMFGWFMERAESEDPELQRMVRMILDRVQPK; encoded by the coding sequence ATGGTCGAAGATGTAGAAATCAATCGCCTCTACTGGCACAGCCGTCGCGGCATGCTGGAGTTGGATGTGTTGCTGGTGCCTTTCACCAAAGAGGTATACGCGACGCTCAATCAGGTGGACCGCGACCTCTACGTCAGGCTGCTGACTTGCGAAGATCAGGACATGTTCGGCTGGTTCATGGAGCGCGCCGAATCTGAAGATCCGGAGCTGCAGCGCATGGTTCGGATGATTCTGGATCGTGTCCAGCCCAAGTAA
- a CDS encoding OprD family porin: MLSTQPQACPPVRFSRLAQTALASAAALAGFSPLSQAAFFEDSSATLETRNMYFNRDFRDGTSAQQSKRDEWAQGFMLNLQSGYTDGTVGFGVDALGMLGVKLDSSPDRTGTGLLPTHDDGRAANEYSKLGLTGKVKISATELKIGALIPELPILKPNDGRILPQTFNGGLLTSKEFKNLVFTGGRLDKAKDRDDTHYEDIALNNKNSRFVSGATGKHFNFGGADYKFADKITGSYHFAQLDDVYRQHFLGLVASRPVGPGTFGADLRLAISDDTGSARGGNIDNKSLNGLFSYALNGHKLSAGYQHMSGDSAFPYVDGSDPYLVNFVQINDFAGAQERSWQARYDYDFAKLGIPGLSFMSRYLSGDNIRLRNGETGKEWERNSEIRYVVQSGTLKDVALRLRNATYRSNYSARDADEVRVLVSYSIALW, translated from the coding sequence ATGCTGTCGACACAGCCACAGGCTTGCCCGCCTGTTCGTTTTTCTCGCCTTGCCCAGACCGCCCTTGCCAGTGCCGCCGCCCTTGCCGGCTTTTCGCCACTGAGCCAGGCCGCCTTCTTTGAAGACAGCAGCGCCACCCTCGAAACCCGCAATATGTACTTCAACCGCGACTTTCGCGACGGTACCAGTGCCCAGCAATCCAAGCGTGACGAATGGGCCCAGGGGTTCATGCTCAACCTGCAATCGGGCTACACCGATGGCACTGTCGGGTTCGGCGTGGATGCGTTGGGCATGCTTGGGGTCAAGCTCGACTCCAGCCCCGACCGCACGGGCACGGGCCTGTTGCCGACCCACGACGACGGCCGCGCCGCCAACGAATACTCCAAGCTGGGCCTGACCGGCAAAGTGAAGATCTCCGCCACCGAACTGAAAATCGGCGCGCTGATCCCCGAACTGCCGATCCTCAAACCCAACGACGGGCGCATCCTGCCGCAGACCTTCAACGGCGGCCTGCTGACCTCCAAAGAATTCAAAAACCTGGTGTTCACCGGCGGCCGCCTCGACAAAGCCAAAGACCGCGACGACACCCACTACGAAGACATCGCCCTCAACAACAAAAACAGCCGCTTCGTCAGCGGCGCCACCGGCAAGCACTTCAATTTCGGCGGTGCGGACTACAAGTTCGCCGACAAGATCACCGGCAGCTACCACTTCGCCCAGCTCGACGACGTCTACCGCCAGCACTTCCTTGGCCTGGTGGCCTCACGCCCAGTGGGCCCCGGCACTTTCGGCGCCGACCTGCGCCTGGCCATCAGCGATGACACCGGCAGCGCCCGTGGCGGCAACATCGACAACAAATCCCTCAACGGCCTGTTCAGCTATGCCCTCAATGGCCATAAGCTCAGCGCCGGCTACCAGCACATGTCCGGCGACAGCGCCTTTCCCTACGTGGATGGCAGCGATCCGTACCTGGTCAACTTCGTGCAGATCAACGACTTTGCCGGCGCACAGGAGCGCTCCTGGCAGGCGCGCTACGACTATGACTTCGCCAAGTTGGGCATTCCCGGCCTGAGTTTCATGAGCCGTTATTTGTCGGGTGACAACATCAGGCTTCGCAACGGCGAGACCGGCAAGGAGTGGGAGCGCAACAGCGAGATCCGCTACGTGGTGCAAAGCGGCACGCTCAAGGATGTCGCCCTGCGCCTGCGTAACGCCACCTACCGCTCCAACTATTCGGCACGTGATGCCGACGAAGTGCGTGTGCTGGTGAGCTACAGCATTGCGCTTTGGTAG
- a CDS encoding folate-binding protein YgfZ, translating into MADSAFFCPLSHEGVLAVRGADAAKFLQGQLTCNLNYLSDTQASLGARCTQKGRMQSSFRILLQGDGVLLAMASELLEPQLADLKKYAVFSKSKLTDESAAWVRFGLSNADQALASLGLELPAETDSVARSDTLIAIRVSPGRSELWVPVEHAEAVRAQLATQLQPADLNQWLLGQIRAGIGQVMPQTRELFIPQMLNLQAIGGVSFKKGCYTGQEIVARMQYLGKLKRRLYRLSLDATELPEPGTPLFAPSHNSAIGEVVIAAKADQCVELLAVLQAEAADSGDVHLGALEGPGLHLLDLPYSLDRDREIQR; encoded by the coding sequence ATGGCTGACTCTGCTTTTTTCTGCCCCTTGTCACACGAAGGCGTTCTCGCCGTACGCGGTGCCGACGCTGCCAAGTTCCTGCAAGGGCAACTGACCTGCAACCTCAATTACCTGAGTGACACCCAGGCGAGCCTCGGCGCTCGCTGCACGCAAAAAGGCCGCATGCAGTCGAGCTTTCGCATCCTGCTGCAAGGCGACGGCGTGCTCCTGGCCATGGCCAGCGAACTGCTCGAACCGCAACTGGCAGATTTGAAAAAATACGCGGTGTTCTCCAAATCCAAACTCACCGACGAAAGCGCCGCCTGGGTGCGTTTCGGCCTGTCGAATGCGGATCAGGCCCTCGCCTCCCTTGGCCTTGAGCTGCCTGCCGAAACCGACAGCGTCGCGCGCAGCGACACATTGATCGCCATTCGCGTCTCCCCTGGCCGCAGCGAACTCTGGGTGCCCGTCGAACACGCCGAAGCCGTACGCGCTCAGCTGGCCACACAGCTACAACCTGCTGACTTGAATCAATGGCTGCTGGGCCAGATCCGCGCTGGCATCGGCCAAGTCATGCCCCAGACCCGCGAACTGTTTATCCCGCAGATGCTTAACCTGCAGGCCATCGGCGGCGTCAGCTTCAAGAAAGGCTGCTACACCGGCCAGGAAATCGTCGCGCGCATGCAATACCTGGGCAAACTCAAGCGTCGCCTGTACCGCCTGAGCCTGGATGCAACCGAATTGCCCGAGCCGGGCACCCCGCTGTTCGCGCCCAGCCACAACAGTGCTATCGGTGAGGTGGTGATTGCAGCAAAAGCTGACCAATGCGTTGAACTTCTGGCCGTGCTGCAAGCCGAAGCTGCCGACAGTGGCGATGTGCACTTGGGCGCTCTGGAAGGCCCCGGCTTACACCTGCTTGACCTGCCGTACTCACTGGATCGCGATCGAGAGATCCAGCGTTAA
- a CDS encoding sensor histidine kinase, with protein sequence MHKPSSLRWRLLWNLALLLVVLMLASGMSAYWNGREAADTAYDRTLLASARTIAAGLTQVDGTLSANVPYVALDTFAYDSAGRIYYQVNDIDRKLISGYENLPGPPPGTPRTDDYPALARFYNATYQGQHVRVVSLLKAVSEPNMNGMAEIRVAETDEARESMARSLLADTLLRLGMLAVGALLLVWFAVSAALRPLERLRTAVEERQPDDLRPLPLVEVQHEFGPLVRSLNHFTERLRGQFERQAQFIADAAHELRTPLAALKARLELGLRSDAPATWHSTLETAAQGTDRLTHLANQLLSLARIENGARAIAEGGAQLLDLSQLARELGMAMAPLAHARGVALALEADEPVWLRGEPTLLNELLSNLVDNALAHTPPGGNVILRVTAPAILEVEDDGPGIPLDERDRVFERFYRRSQQGMGSGLGLAIVGEICRAHLAQISLHDGELAGLKVRVSFIAG encoded by the coding sequence ATGCATAAGCCCAGCAGCCTGCGCTGGCGCCTGCTGTGGAACCTGGCGCTGTTGCTGGTGGTGTTGATGCTGGCCAGCGGCATGAGCGCCTACTGGAATGGGCGCGAAGCCGCCGACACCGCTTATGACCGCACCTTGCTGGCGTCAGCGCGCACCATCGCCGCCGGATTGACCCAGGTGGATGGCACCCTGAGCGCGAACGTGCCGTATGTGGCGCTGGACACCTTTGCCTACGACAGCGCCGGGCGTATTTACTATCAGGTCAATGACATTGATCGCAAGCTGATCTCCGGTTACGAAAACCTCCCCGGCCCGCCGCCGGGCACGCCGCGCACGGACGACTACCCAGCGCTGGCGCGGTTTTACAATGCCACCTATCAGGGCCAGCATGTACGCGTGGTGAGTTTGCTCAAGGCTGTCTCCGAACCGAACATGAATGGCATGGCCGAAATACGCGTTGCAGAAACCGATGAAGCGCGCGAAAGCATGGCCCGTAGCCTGCTGGCCGACACCTTGCTGCGCCTTGGGATGTTGGCCGTTGGCGCATTGCTGCTGGTGTGGTTTGCCGTCAGCGCGGCGCTGCGTCCGCTGGAGCGCTTGCGCACTGCCGTGGAGGAGCGTCAGCCCGACGACTTGCGGCCATTGCCGTTGGTGGAAGTGCAGCATGAGTTCGGTCCCCTGGTGCGCTCCCTCAATCACTTTACCGAGCGCCTGCGCGGCCAGTTCGAGCGCCAGGCGCAGTTTATCGCCGACGCCGCCCATGAATTGCGCACCCCGCTGGCGGCACTGAAGGCGCGTTTGGAACTCGGCCTGCGCAGCGACGCCCCGGCGACGTGGCACAGCACCCTGGAAACCGCTGCCCAAGGCACCGACCGCCTCACCCATTTGGCCAATCAACTGCTGTCGCTGGCACGCATTGAAAACGGCGCACGGGCGATTGCCGAAGGCGGGGCGCAATTGCTCGACCTCAGCCAGCTGGCGCGGGAATTGGGCATGGCCATGGCGCCGCTGGCGCATGCGCGCGGCGTTGCGCTGGCGTTGGAGGCGGATGAGCCGGTGTGGCTGCGGGGTGAGCCGACCTTGTTGAACGAGTTGCTGAGCAATCTGGTCGATAACGCCCTGGCCCACACACCGCCTGGAGGCAATGTGATTTTGCGGGTCACGGCGCCCGCGATCCTGGAGGTGGAGGATGATGGCCCGGGTATCCCGCTGGATGAGCGGGACCGGGTATTCGAGCGTTTCTACCGCCGCAGTCAACAGGGCATGGGCTCAGGTTTGGGGCTGGCGATTGTTGGTGAGATCTGCCGCGCACACTTGGCGCAGATCAGCCTGCATGACGGCGAGTTGGCGGGGTTGAAGGTGCGCGTGAGCTTTATCGCGGGCTGA